The sequence GCTCCCGCTGCGGAGGGTGCAGGACATGACGTACAAGCGCTCGCCCTTGGGACGCGCCCTCGGGTACGGGGAGTTCGTTATCGAGTCGGCGGGCGAGACCCAGGGGCTGCGGCGGATCACCTTCGTGCCCACGCCCGATGCCATCTACCTCGAGATATCCGACGTGCTGTTCGTGCAAGCCCGGTCGGGCACACCGGGCAGGAGCGGCACTCCCCCGCGCGGAGGCCCCGTCGTCATCGGACCCGACGACTAAGACGAGCGGGAGGAACTCGCCCGAGCCTGAGTAGCGGCAGGCGGTGACCGCAGACTCCGAAGGGCCGGCGGCGGCGCAGCCAGGCTTTCCCATCGTGGCCCGAGAGTGGGGCCGAATCGGCCTCGTCGGCTTCGGTGGGCCACCCACTCACATCGCTCTCCTGCGCCAGTTGTGCGTGAGCGAGCGCAGGTGGATGGGGGCCGCAGACTTCGAAGACGCCATCGCTGCCTGCAACCTGTTGCCCGGTCCCGCCTCGACGCAACTGGCCATCTACTGTGCGTGGCGGCTCCGAGGCCCGGCTGGCGCCCTGGTCGGAGGCGTTAGCTTCATAGTCCCTGGCCTGGTTCTCATTCTTGGTCTGTCGGCGGTCTTCTTCGAGGGGTCGCCGCCGAGTTGGGTGAAGGGTGCGAGCGCCGGTGCCGGCGCCGCCGTAGCGGCTGTGGCCGTCCGTGCTGGGACCAATCTGATGCCAGCCAGCTGGCAGCGGGCCCGACGCGCGAGCCGCGGGCGTTGGCTGGTGTACTTGGCCGCCGGAGCCGCAGCGGCGGCCATTGTCGGCCCCTGGCTGGTGCTGGTCCTGCTGGGCTGTGGCCTGGTCGAGCTGAGCGTGCGGCAGGCACTCGGACGAGGGTCCCCCGACCTCGGCATCATTCCCATTCCTGTCCTGAGCGCGGCCGTTGTGGGCGGCGGCGGCCTGCTCGCCCTCACCTGGGTCGCCTTCAAGGTCGGTGCCCTGTCCTACGGCGGCGGGTTCGTCATCATCCCCCTCATGCAGCGCGACGCCGTCAATCACTACCACTGGATGACGAGCGCCCAGTTCCTGAATGCCGTAGCTCTCGGCCAGGTCACTCCAGGACCTGTCGTGCAGACGGTGGCGGCAGTCGGATACGCGGCGGCCGGCGTCGGTGGTGGGCTCTTGGCCGCGGTCGTGGCGTTCTCGCCGTCGTTCGCGTTCGTCCTACTCGGGGGCCGTCAATTCGAGCGGCTCCGACACAATACGCGTGCGGGAGCATTTCTCGATGGTGCCGGCCCAGCGGCTATCGGCGCCATCCTCGGAGCAGCCATCCCGCTTGCCCGGGCGCTGGTTGAGCCGTGGCAGTATGCGGTTCTTCTCGGCGCAGCGGTCCTACTTCTGCTACTTCGGCGAGGCCCCGTCGTGACCCTGGTGAGTGCGGCTGCGGTCGGGGTCGCCGTCGGTCTCACCGGCGGTCCGATTCCGAACTGACAACGGCGCGGGTCGTACGAAACCCGCGGTGTCCCA comes from Acidimicrobiales bacterium and encodes:
- the chrA gene encoding chromate efflux transporter; this encodes MTADSEGPAAAQPGFPIVAREWGRIGLVGFGGPPTHIALLRQLCVSERRWMGAADFEDAIAACNLLPGPASTQLAIYCAWRLRGPAGALVGGVSFIVPGLVLILGLSAVFFEGSPPSWVKGASAGAGAAVAAVAVRAGTNLMPASWQRARRASRGRWLVYLAAGAAAAAIVGPWLVLVLLGCGLVELSVRQALGRGSPDLGIIPIPVLSAAVVGGGGLLALTWVAFKVGALSYGGGFVIIPLMQRDAVNHYHWMTSAQFLNAVALGQVTPGPVVQTVAAVGYAAAGVGGGLLAAVVAFSPSFAFVLLGGRQFERLRHNTRAGAFLDGAGPAAIGAILGAAIPLARALVEPWQYAVLLGAAVLLLLLRRGPVVTLVSAAAVGVAVGLTGGPIPN